The proteins below are encoded in one region of Caulobacter henricii:
- the ubiB gene encoding 2-polyprenylphenol 6-hydroxylase codes for MGQMSAFWRLIGAGWVLIRADALIPRELDPLLPPSARLAARTLRLFSGPRARLGRPGQRLAGALEGLGPAAIKMGQFLSTRADIFGTPFAEDLSRLKDRLAPFPLAEAREEIERSLGRPVETLFAELEAPVAAASLAQAHPARLLDGRKVAVKVLRPGIERRVAEDSAVLRLAADLAEGLVPAVRRLKPRDFVEVVIRALDLEMDLRFEAAGCAELGEVMAKDAYMSAPAVVWQGVGKRVLTLAWAEGAPLSDPQALELPGLDRKVLAENITRGFLAQALDHGLFHADLHEGNLFVAAPDRVVAVDYGIIGRLGPGERKYLAEILYGFLNRDYPRVARIHFDAGYVPAHQDVDAFAQALRAVGEPVFGLDARDISMGKLLAQLFEITALFDMALRPELVLLQKTMVTVEGVARRIDPAHDIWAAADPVVRRWITRELSPAAKVRDFADEALKALRAIARLAEAPPVAAQAAAPAKPRPLTWFATGAAVAVVAITAIVLVFG; via the coding sequence ATGGGCCAGATGTCCGCGTTCTGGCGCCTGATCGGCGCGGGCTGGGTCCTGATCCGGGCCGATGCCCTGATCCCGCGCGAGCTGGACCCCCTGCTGCCGCCGTCGGCGCGGCTGGCGGCCCGGACCCTGCGGCTGTTTTCCGGTCCCCGCGCGCGTCTCGGACGGCCGGGACAGAGGCTGGCCGGTGCCCTTGAGGGCCTGGGTCCCGCCGCGATCAAGATGGGCCAGTTCCTGTCGACCCGGGCCGACATCTTCGGCACCCCCTTCGCCGAGGACCTGTCGCGCCTGAAGGACCGTCTGGCCCCCTTCCCGCTCGCCGAGGCCCGCGAGGAGATCGAACGCAGCCTGGGCCGTCCGGTCGAGACCCTGTTTGCCGAGCTGGAGGCCCCGGTGGCCGCCGCCTCCCTGGCCCAGGCCCATCCGGCCCGGCTACTCGACGGCCGCAAGGTGGCGGTCAAGGTCCTGCGCCCAGGGATCGAACGCCGCGTGGCCGAGGACAGCGCCGTTCTGCGTCTGGCCGCCGACCTGGCCGAAGGCCTGGTGCCCGCCGTTCGCCGCCTGAAGCCACGCGACTTCGTCGAGGTGGTGATCCGGGCCCTGGATCTGGAAATGGACCTGCGCTTCGAGGCCGCCGGCTGCGCCGAGCTCGGCGAGGTCATGGCCAAGGACGCCTATATGTCGGCCCCGGCCGTGGTCTGGCAGGGGGTCGGCAAGCGGGTCCTGACCCTGGCCTGGGCCGAGGGCGCGCCCCTGTCGGATCCGCAAGCGCTCGAGCTTCCCGGTCTGGACCGCAAGGTCCTGGCCGAGAACATCACCCGGGGTTTCCTCGCCCAGGCCCTGGATCACGGCCTGTTCCACGCCGATCTGCACGAGGGCAATCTGTTCGTCGCCGCCCCGGACAGGGTGGTGGCCGTCGACTATGGAATCATCGGCCGCCTGGGCCCCGGCGAGCGGAAATATCTGGCCGAGATCCTCTACGGCTTTCTCAACCGCGACTATCCCCGCGTCGCCCGCATCCATTTCGACGCCGGCTATGTTCCGGCCCACCAGGATGTCGACGCCTTTGCCCAGGCCCTGCGGGCGGTGGGCGAACCGGTCTTCGGCCTCGATGCCCGCGACATCTCGATGGGCAAGCTGCTGGCCCAGCTGTTCGAGATCACCGCCCTGTTCGACATGGCCCTGCGGCCGGAACTGGTCCTGCTGCAGAAGACCATGGTCACGGTCGAGGGCGTGGCCCGCCGCATCGACCCGGCCCACGATATCTGGGCGGCCGCCGATCCGGTGGTCCGTCGCTGGATCACCCGCGAACTCTCCCCCGCCGCCAAGGTCCGCGACTTTGCCGACGAAGCCCTGAAGGCTCTGCGCGCCATCGCCCGCCTGGCCGAGGCACCGCCGGTTGCCGCCCAGGCGGCCGCCCCGGCCAAGCCCCGTCCCCTGACCTGGTTCGCGACCGGCGCAGCCGTGGCCGTGGTGGCCATCACCGCCATCGTCCTGGTGTTCGGCTAG
- a CDS encoding class I SAM-dependent methyltransferase, with translation MSKPAATFGFKDVDPSVKAGLVRGVFDRVAKNYDLMNDLMSGGVHRLWKDAVAARLNPQPGEIIIDCAGGTGDMARRFAKMARRAQERRGGPDAMINIIDYNAEMIAAGIDKGGEPEITWTVGDAQRLPLPDAYADAYVISFGIRNVTDIDAALREARRVLKPGGRFICLEFSRPVTEALARAYDAYSFKVIPQVGEWVARDRDAYQYLVESIRRFPDQRTFAAMMEKAGFKRVTISNFTGGVAAMHQGWAV, from the coding sequence ATGAGCAAGCCCGCAGCCACATTCGGTTTCAAGGACGTCGATCCTTCGGTGAAGGCGGGCCTGGTGCGGGGCGTTTTCGATCGCGTCGCCAAGAACTATGACCTGATGAACGACCTGATGAGCGGGGGCGTTCACCGTCTGTGGAAGGACGCCGTCGCCGCACGGCTCAATCCGCAGCCGGGCGAGATCATCATCGACTGCGCGGGCGGCACCGGCGACATGGCCCGCCGCTTTGCAAAGATGGCCCGCCGCGCCCAGGAGCGCCGGGGCGGCCCCGATGCGATGATCAATATCATCGACTACAATGCCGAGATGATCGCCGCCGGCATCGACAAGGGCGGCGAGCCTGAAATCACCTGGACGGTCGGCGACGCCCAGCGCCTGCCCCTGCCCGATGCCTATGCCGACGCCTATGTGATCTCGTTCGGCATCCGCAATGTCACCGACATCGACGCAGCCCTGCGTGAGGCGCGCCGGGTCCTGAAGCCGGGCGGGCGGTTCATCTGTCTGGAATTCTCGCGGCCGGTCACCGAAGCCCTGGCCAGGGCCTATGACGCCTACAGCTTCAAGGTCATCCCGCAGGTCGGGGAATGGGTGGCCAGGGATCGCGACGCCTATCAGTACCTGGTCGAGAGCATCCGGCGCTTCCCCGACCAGAGGACCTTTGCCGCCATGATGGAAAAGGCCGGCTTCAAGCGGGTGACGATCAGCAACTTCACCGGCGGCGTCGCGGCCATGCACCAGGGCTGGGCCGTCTAG
- the mutM gene encoding bifunctional DNA-formamidopyrimidine glycosylase/DNA-(apurinic or apyrimidinic site) lyase: protein MPELPEVETVRRGLEPTLSGARLSRVRANRPDLRFPLPEGFVQRLTGARILRLDRRAKYLLAPLDRGDTLVMHLGMTGRFEIAVPEGTIRPGDFAREVKPDDKHAHVVFETEDGAVVTYHDPRRFGFMDLIATDQVDRHPWFSTMGPEPLGEGFTAQTLVRAFANRKQGPKTLLLDQKTVAGLGNIYVCEALHRAGISPFKPSGMIAGKRLGPLTTIIKEVLAEAVEVGGSTLKDFAAADGALGYFQHRFRVYDREGEACPTRGCKGVIAREVQAGRSTFYCPVCQV from the coding sequence TTGCCCGAATTGCCCGAAGTCGAGACCGTCCGGCGCGGCCTGGAACCCACCTTGAGCGGCGCGCGGCTCAGCCGCGTGCGCGCCAACCGGCCCGATCTGCGCTTTCCCCTACCCGAGGGCTTCGTCCAGAGGCTGACCGGGGCGAGGATCCTTCGGCTGGACCGCCGGGCCAAGTATCTGCTGGCCCCGCTCGATCGCGGCGACACCCTCGTCATGCATCTGGGCATGACCGGCCGGTTCGAGATCGCCGTGCCCGAGGGCACCATTCGCCCCGGCGACTTCGCCCGCGAGGTCAAGCCCGACGACAAGCACGCCCATGTGGTCTTCGAGACGGAAGACGGGGCGGTGGTCACCTATCACGACCCCCGCCGCTTCGGCTTCATGGACCTGATCGCCACCGACCAGGTGGACCGCCATCCGTGGTTTTCGACCATGGGCCCCGAGCCCCTGGGCGAGGGCTTTACCGCCCAGACCCTGGTCAGGGCCTTTGCGAACCGCAAGCAGGGCCCCAAGACCCTGCTGCTGGATCAGAAGACCGTCGCGGGCCTGGGCAATATCTATGTCTGCGAGGCCCTGCACCGGGCGGGCATCTCGCCGTTCAAGCCCTCGGGGATGATCGCCGGCAAGCGCCTGGGCCCCCTGACGACCATCATCAAGGAGGTCCTGGCCGAGGCGGTCGAGGTCGGGGGCTCGACCCTGAAGGACTTCGCCGCCGCCGACGGGGCCCTGGGCTATTTCCAGCACCGCTTCCGGGTCTATGACCGCGAGGGCGAGGCCTGTCCGACCCGGGGCTGCAAGGGAGTTATTGCCCGCGAGGTCCAGGCGGGGCGGTCGACGTTCTATTGCCCGGTGTGTCAGGTTTAG